The nucleotide sequence TCTTCCCAGGCATTTTCATCATGTTGATTTTTGACTTTTTGAATAAGAGTCTGACGAGTTTTGTAAACGTCTTCCATGGTTGATCCCAAAAACATTAAATAATGCTCTTACTATACTTAATTAAGGGAATAAATGCCAAGGTCGATAAGCATTAAATACCCGTTCAGAGAAAGAAAATCCTAATGCTGTCCAAAAAATTCATAGGCCGACGTCTCCTACTTGAATCATGTTTAAATTAATCATAACGGAGAAAAAAATGAATATTAAAAAATCTATCTATAGCTTTGGACTTATGGCGGCGAGCCTCAGTTCTTGGGCATTAGAATCCCCCAATATACTTTTTGTGATGGCAGATGATCACACGACCCAAGGCATTGGTGCTTATGGAGGTCGTTTAGCGCAATTTAATATAAGTCCGACAATTGATACGCTGGCGAAAGAAGGAGCCTTATTGAGCAATACTTTTTGTACCAATGCCATTTGTACTCCGAGTCGTGCGAGCATAATGACGGGTCAATATAGCGCGGTCAATGGGGCGCCGATTTTAGCCGATCCACTGCCAGTTGAAAAACAGTATTTAGCCCATGAAATGAAAAAAGCGGGTTATAGCACTGCGGTAATAGGGAAATGGCATCTGCATGATCGTCCTGACGCCTTTGATTATTATAAAGTTCTGAAGGGGCAGGGAAAATACTTTAACCCAACTTTTTTTGAGAAGGGGAAAAAATCCATGGTGAAAATGGAGGGGCATAGTTCCGATTGTATCACTGACTCAGTTTTGGATTATTTGGGTAAGCGCGATAAGACCAAGCCCTTCTTCTTGAAGTACCACTTCAAAGCGCCTCACGATATGTTCGAAAATGCTCCGCGTTATGATTCTTACCTCGAGGATGTGACCATTCCTGAACCCGCAAGCATGTGGGAGCAGGGGAATCATGGCTCTATTGCTACGAGAGGTATAAATGATGACTTGCGCGACAAGATTGGAACCTCAGTGGGCAAACGCAATCCACGCCGTAATATGGGCCTTGATTTGGCTAAAGCCTTTCCCGATGAAGCCATTAGTCAGGATCTTTCTGATAAGGAATATAAAAAGCAGGCTTACCAGAAGTATATCAAAAAATATTTGCGCTGTGTGAAAGGCGTCGATGATAACTTGAAACGTGTCATTGATTACCTCAAGGCTGAAGGGCTCTATGATAATACCGTGATTATCTATACTGGTGACCAAGGCTTTATGCTTGGTGAGCACGATTATATCGATAAACGCTGGGCCTATGAAGAAACCATGCGCATGCCTTTTATTATTCGTTACCCTAAGAGTATCAAAGCAGGTTTGAAACTTGACGCTATTACTGAGAACGTGGATTTTGCGCCGACAATGTTAGATTTTGCGGGAGTCGCAACACCTAACTATATGCAGGGACGCAGTTTTAAAGATGAGCTTGAAACGGGTAAAGAAAATAGCACGAGTAAAACCGCCGCTTATTATCATTACTGGATGAATATGTTCCACCACGATAACCCTGCACATATAGCGATTCGCACAAAGACTCATAAACTAATTATGTTTTACGGATCATCATGGGCCAATGAACCGAGTACTCCGCCTGCCTGGGAACTCTATGACTTAGTTAATGATCCAAAGGAAATGAATAATGTTTACGATAAGCCAGAAAATGAGCTTCTCGTGAAAGAACTGAAAGTCCAGCTCAAGCAATTGCGTGCCGATTACAAAGAAGATGATAAAAAATTCCCCTTTAATGAAATTATTGAAGATTACTGGGATTATGATGAAGAAGACCGTCAAAAAGCGATTGCGATTGCAAAAGCGATGGCGGCTGAGCCAATGAAAAAACGCTATACTGCTGATTGGGAATCCTTAGATTCACGTCCCGTTCCGGCTTGGTATAATAAAGCGAAGTTTGGTATCTTCATTCACTGGGGACTTTATTCGGTGCCGTCTTTTGCTCCGCATGGAACTTATGCTGAATGGTACTGGAATGCACTCAAAGTGAAACCCGTCGGACAGAAAGAAATTAAGATGTCTCGCCATTTGAAAGTGAATGAATTTCATAATCGCGTCTACGGAGAAGATTTTGACTACGAAGATTTTCGTGATAAATTCACCTGTGAAATGTTTGATCCAAATCAATGGGCCGATATCTTTAAGAAATCCGGTGCTAAGTATGTAGTTTTAACTGCCAAACATCATGATGGTTATACCCTTTGGCCCAATAAAGAAGCGAGTAAATCTTTTGGCATGCCCTGGAATTCAGTTGACTCGGGTCCGGGTCGCGATCTCTGCCAGGAACTTGGTGATGCGGTACGTTCTGCGGGCGGAATGAAAATGGGCTTATACTACTCAATCTGGGATTGGTTCAACCCTTATGACGATCGCATTGACCTCAAAAAGAAAGCCAAAAATATTGATATGAAGAAGCATAATAAGTACGTGAAAGAAGTTATGTATCCTCAATTCCGTGAATTGGTGAGCAAGTATAAACCCGCACTCATTTTCTCTGATGGCGATTGGTGGGCAGATGATAATTACTGGCAGACAAAACCTTTGTTAGCGCAGCTTTTTAATGGCGCAATGAATCGCGATGAAGTGGTGATTAACGATCGTTGGGGTAAAGGACGCGGCAAGCATGGTGGCTACTTCACAACGGAATATGGTTCAGGTTTTGAAAATATTGATAAACCCTGGGAAGAAAATCGCGGTATGGGCCACTCATTTGGTTTTAATCGTAACGAGGATTACACGCAATATAATAGCACGCGTAAACTCGTCTTTATGTTAGTGGACCTCGTGAGTCGTGGGGGTAATCTCTTACTCAATATTGGTCCAACAGGTGATGGCCGTATTCCAGTTGTTATGCAAAATCGTTTGATTGACATGGGTAAATGGATGAATGTGAATGGTGAAGCCATCTACGATACCGTGGTATGGAAAAAAGCTTGTCAATGGAGCGAGGGCAATATTCCTCAATTCACCGCATCTGATTTCAAATCGGGTTTCCCCATCTTTGAAATGACCTTAGAACCCCAAGTAGGAAATGCTCATAAGCAACTCTATTTCACTAAGAAAGCTGATGTCATATACGGACTCCTTCCGGTATGGCCTGATAGCGGAAAAATTGAGATTCGTGATATTGAAGTGAGCGATGATTCACAAGTCACAATGCTCGGTGTAGAAGGTCAACTTCAATTTGTGAAAACCGCCAAGGGAATTGAAATTACTTTACCAAAACTCAATCCGACAAAACTTCCTTGTAAGGATATTTTTACACTGAAGATAACGCAAGCTAAGTAAGCGTCATTAACTAAGACAAAAAGCCTCGGCCAATGCCGGGGCTTTTTTGTTTTTCATCCGCCCGTGTGGCAGCACCTCCCCGCCGGAGTGAGGCGGTGTAAACCTCAAGCTTATTTAATGTTTTTCATCCGCCTGTGTGGCAGCACCTCCCCGCCGGAGTGAGGCGGAATACGTCCCTTTATTTTACCGCAGAGTAGGGACTCGGTCCCCCTCCCTGCAAGTCCGGTTGCCACCGGGGGCAGAAGAAAAGCTAAACACCTTGAGAGGCAATAAAATATTTACCGCAGAGTAGGGACTCCGTCCCCCTCCCAGCAAGTCCGGTTGCCACCGGGGGCAGAAGAAAAGCTAAACACCTTGAGAGGCAATAAAATAATTATAAATGACGAATAAAGTTTGTGAATAAGTCATTTAGCAAGTTTGAGTGCTGTTTGAGATATATGATGATTTACGAGAAGAGGTTTTCTTGACAATAAATGATTTATTAAATGAAGTGCTAGATCTCCTAGGGGTGAATCATTCAAATAATTTATTGAACTTGATCAAATTAATAGTCTTGGAGTCGTGAGTGAATTGTGGTTTTTTTATGAGTCTTATATAAGGATAATAAAAATAATTGTAAAAAAAGCAATTGCTAAAACAATATAAAGTAATCTAGTACGTTATTAGTGTAGTTTTTAATTTTAATTAAGGTTTAGGTATGAGTGAAGTTTTGACAAGCACAAGTAATGATATTGAATTAGTCGAAGAAATTGGTCATGCTTATGCGCGAATGAAAAAAGAGATTCATAAAAAGATTGTCGGCCAGGATGAAGTGGTGAATAATTTACTCGTTTCTATTTTTGCGGGTGGTCACGTTTTGCTCGTCGGCGTGCCAGGTCTAGCCAAAACGCTCTTAGTTACGTCACTCTGTGAGGCATTAGATCTAGATTTTAAACGGATTCAGTTTACCCCCGACCTTATGCCATCCGATATTGTGGGTACTGAGGTGATTCAAGATGATCCCGTGACTAAAGAACGAATGTTTAAATTTATGGCAGGCCCGATTTTTTCTAATATTATTCTTGCGGATGAGATCAACCGTACACCACCCAAGACTCAGGCAGCCTTACTTGAAGCAATGCAAGAGAAGCAGGTGTCTATAGGTGGAAAAGTTTATCCACTCGCAAAACCATTTTTTGTTATAGCAACTCAGAATCCGATTGATCAAGAGGGAACTTACCCCTTGCCTGAAGCTCAGCAGGACCGCTTCTTATTTAATCTCTTTGTGGATTATCCCGAAGATGAAGAAGAGATGGAAATTGTACGCATGGTGACA is from Lentisphaera profundi and encodes:
- a CDS encoding alpha-L-fucosidase, with protein sequence MNIKKSIYSFGLMAASLSSWALESPNILFVMADDHTTQGIGAYGGRLAQFNISPTIDTLAKEGALLSNTFCTNAICTPSRASIMTGQYSAVNGAPILADPLPVEKQYLAHEMKKAGYSTAVIGKWHLHDRPDAFDYYKVLKGQGKYFNPTFFEKGKKSMVKMEGHSSDCITDSVLDYLGKRDKTKPFFLKYHFKAPHDMFENAPRYDSYLEDVTIPEPASMWEQGNHGSIATRGINDDLRDKIGTSVGKRNPRRNMGLDLAKAFPDEAISQDLSDKEYKKQAYQKYIKKYLRCVKGVDDNLKRVIDYLKAEGLYDNTVIIYTGDQGFMLGEHDYIDKRWAYEETMRMPFIIRYPKSIKAGLKLDAITENVDFAPTMLDFAGVATPNYMQGRSFKDELETGKENSTSKTAAYYHYWMNMFHHDNPAHIAIRTKTHKLIMFYGSSWANEPSTPPAWELYDLVNDPKEMNNVYDKPENELLVKELKVQLKQLRADYKEDDKKFPFNEIIEDYWDYDEEDRQKAIAIAKAMAAEPMKKRYTADWESLDSRPVPAWYNKAKFGIFIHWGLYSVPSFAPHGTYAEWYWNALKVKPVGQKEIKMSRHLKVNEFHNRVYGEDFDYEDFRDKFTCEMFDPNQWADIFKKSGAKYVVLTAKHHDGYTLWPNKEASKSFGMPWNSVDSGPGRDLCQELGDAVRSAGGMKMGLYYSIWDWFNPYDDRIDLKKKAKNIDMKKHNKYVKEVMYPQFRELVSKYKPALIFSDGDWWADDNYWQTKPLLAQLFNGAMNRDEVVINDRWGKGRGKHGGYFTTEYGSGFENIDKPWEENRGMGHSFGFNRNEDYTQYNSTRKLVFMLVDLVSRGGNLLLNIGPTGDGRIPVVMQNRLIDMGKWMNVNGEAIYDTVVWKKACQWSEGNIPQFTASDFKSGFPIFEMTLEPQVGNAHKQLYFTKKADVIYGLLPVWPDSGKIEIRDIEVSDDSQVTMLGVEGQLQFVKTAKGIEITLPKLNPTKLPCKDIFTLKITQAK
- a CDS encoding AAA family ATPase, with protein sequence MSEVLTSTSNDIELVEEIGHAYARMKKEIHKKIVGQDEVVNNLLVSIFAGGHVLLVGVPGLAKTLLVTSLCEALDLDFKRIQFTPDLMPSDIVGTEVIQDDPVTKERMFKFMAGPIFSNIILADEINRTPPKTQAALLEAMQEKQVSIGGKVYPLAKPFFVIATQNPIDQEGTYPLPEAQQDRFLFNLFVDYPEDEEEMEIVRMVTSGTFEEIESAISGEDILRYQQIIKKAPVAEHVLRYAINLVRATRHTKPEATDFVRKWMAFGAGPRASLSLISAAKSRAILNGNYHVSTEDVAAVAIPVLRHRIAPNFAAMAEGINSVDIINHLLETIPQNA